The Stomoxys calcitrans chromosome 3, idStoCalc2.1, whole genome shotgun sequence genome includes a region encoding these proteins:
- the LOC106088892 gene encoding gustatory and pheromone receptor 33a, which produces MNIFIKTLSLLYGVMPYERLNPRSNLFHYLQMYIIPILYLICYGLINLGPFGIYQQISCDSVCRLGNSLLIHLGCFLYISMHALNLWRRKKFFMVFQRSLQDIDDCLQKCAEVGVARKEKKSNRKKICIFYSTWIVVIGLFAASMLFDINELVYYYHEYFFISLMVSNFPYSAASIMLGQFIYFVSEISQRFQRLNELFERISYESDSKHAPLMIFNVEIGTKKDMPANQELRHRHFAENMATINEDNDDPNDDMDRFYDTEIVPDEGPTSESNMPKLFELHDKILSLSVLTNAEYGPQCVPFMAVCFVITIFGIFLLTKVYFIVGGKSRLLDYVILLFLVWSVITMAVAYMVLRLCSNANSFSKQSAMIVHEIMQKKPAFMLGNDLYYNKMKSFTLQFLHWEGYFQFNGIGLFTLDYTFIFSTVSAATSYLIVLLQFDMSAILKSEGLL; this is translated from the exons atgaatatttttattaaaaccctATCATTG ctatatggtgttatgcCGTATGAACGATTGAATCCTCGTTCGAATCTTTTTCATTATCTTCAAATGTATATCATACCAATATTGTATTTGATTTGTTATGGGCTCATCAATTTGGGACCCTTTGGCATCTATCAGCAGATCAGTTGTGACAGTGTCTGTCGTTTGGGTAACTCACTTTTGATCCATCTCGGATGTTTTCTGTACATTTCCATGCATGCGCTGAATCTGTGGAGACGTAAGAAGTTTTTTATGGTGTTTCAACGATCTCTGCAGGATATTGATGATTGTCTGCAAAAATGCGCCGAAGTTGGTGTTGCTAGAAAAGAGAAGAAATCGAACAGAAAGAAGATATGCATTTTCTATAGTACTTGGATTGTGGTCATAGGACTATTTGCAGCTTCCATGCTCTTTGATATCAATGAATTGGTTTA CTACTACCATGAATACTTTTTCATTTCGTTGATGGTCTCAAATTTTCCTTACTCTGCTGCCAGTATTATGCTGGGCCAGTTCATTTATTTTGTGTCGGAAATCTCTCAACGCTTTCAGAGGTTGAATGAACTTTTTGAAAGGATCAGTTATGAAAGCGATAGCAAGCATGCTCCACTAATGATTTTCAATGTGGAGATCGGCACCAAAAAGGATATGCCAGCAAATCAGGAGCTGCGCCATAGGCATTTTGCTGAGAACATGGCAACAATCAATGAGGATAATGATGACCCCAATGATGATATGGATCGTTTCTATGATACTGAAATCGTTCCAGATGAAGG GCCCACCTCGGAGAGCAATATGCCCAAACTCTTTGAACTTCATGATAAAATTCTTTCCTTAAGTGTCCTTACCAATGCCGAGTATGGGCCCCAGTGTGTGCCCTTCATGGCCGTGTGCTTTGTCATTACGATTTTCGGCATCTTTCTGCTGACAAAAGTTTATTTCATAGTTGGTGGCAAGAGTCGCTTGCTGGACTATGTCATTTTGCTTTTCCTCGTTTGGAGTGTGATCACAATGGCTGTGGCTTACATGGTTTTGCGTTTGTGCAGCAATGCCAATAGTTTCTCTAAACAATCGGCCATGATTGTCCATGAGATAATGCAAAAGAAGCCGGCGTTTATGTTGGGCAATGACCTTTActacaacaaaatgaaatcgTTCACCTTACAATTCCTGCACTGGGAGGGATATTTCCAATTCAATGGTATTGGCTTGTTTACCCTGGACTACACATTTATATTTTCG ACTGTCAGTGCAGCCACATCCTACCTGATTGTGTTGCTGCAATTCGATATGAGTGCAATTTTGAAATCTGAAGGTTTGCTTTAA